ATCGAAGATAAAAACAGAAGCCTTATTATTGTTTTGCAAAGATTTAATAACTACATATAAAGATAGTAGTGAAAAGATTTTTGATATAGATGAAAAAGTTGATAAATATATCAATTCTATAAGTGAAGATATTTTAAAACAGATTAATAATGTCACTTTTGATAGTGAGCATTATCTTAAAAATAGAAATCACTATAGAATAAAAGCAGTTTTAAATGCATATAACTTTATAAATAAAGAGATATCAAAGTATTTAAGTAAAAATAGTACTTTTAATCCAGCTATGTTGTATTTAGCATTGCTTGCTGTATGGTTTAAAGAATTAGATAAAGAAAGAGATTCCAAAGAGTTTATTTATTTTACAATTTTTCCTTATGCAAATATGTATGATAAACTTTTATTGGAAGTAAAAGATGAAGAGTTTAAAAAAGTAAATATTGCTATGATGAATATTGCTGAAACTACAATTGTAAATTTAGATAGAGTCTCTTTAAAATAAGACTCTATCTACAAAACTAGAATCTATATCTAATATTTGCTGTAATATTTTGTGCTTCTTCAACATTATTATCTCTAATATTTGTTGGTTCACCTAAGTCTCCAAAGAAACCATTACTTCCTGCATAATCATATTTTATATGTGTATATCTAAGAGAAAAACTTAAAGCATCAGTTAACTTTTGATTTCTATAAACTTCCCATGCCGTACCACGTGCTGCTATTTTACTTCCAGCCATAGTATCTTCACCATAAGTCATAGGTCTCCAGTATTTACTACCTTTATTCCATTCAATTCCTACTCTTGCACTATCAGTTATTGGACAAGGCATATTTGCTCCAATCCAAAATGAGTGACCAGTTTCAGAATCTGTAGAACCAAGCATCGCATTACCTCCATCAGGACTTGTTTTACTCATGGCATATGAAGCAAAAATAGTGGTATCATCTAAAAAGTCTGAAATTCCACTTCCAATACCCCATGCTTTAAACATAACAGTAGCTAATTGTATATCACCGAAATTATCAAATTTACCTGTTGTTGGACTTGCATTTCCTTTATTGTCAATGCTCCCTTCCATACCTATTAAGTTCCAAGCTTTTGCATAGTTCATGTGAATAGAGTATTGCCCATCATCATAAGGAACAAAAATAACTCCAGCCATGTCAACATTTTCTGATGTGTCATTATCTTTCATATAATCTAAACCATCAGCAGAGAATCTAAGTTTTGCATTTGTAAGACCTCTTCCTGCACAAAACTTAAGCCACATACCACTAACACCTGTTATTTTGTCAAGGTTAAATCTTGCACTAGCTCCATCAAACTCAACATTTACAG
The window above is part of the Malaciobacter marinus genome. Proteins encoded here:
- a CDS encoding DUF3373 family protein, translating into MKKTIIGLSTAVALSSSLFASDTSNNEMLKQIQLLKKQIQMLETKLNSNETKVSNLEKSFTDKRFTKLEKNVDRNSRKIQDVKAHDAGDNIKWDIDFRTQYDNVQYKLGNGKKVSNEAIFSNRLWLGMKFQADDNSIFYGTLSYNKLFGDNKVDTPNNANFDWVTNEAATNDNSLKVKEAYWLYKNDSFLGNSDVSWTASVGRRPSTDGLGINFRADQSRKSALSHTVNVEFDGASARFNLDKITGVSGMWLKFCAGRGLTNAKLRFSADGLDYMKDNDTSENVDMAGVIFVPYDDGQYSIHMNYAKAWNLIGMEGSIDNKGNASPTTGKFDNFGDIQLATVMFKAWGIGSGISDFLDDTTIFASYAMSKTSPDGGNAMLGSTDSETGHSFWIGANMPCPITDSARVGIEWNKGSKYWRPMTYGEDTMAGSKIAARGTAWEVYRNQKLTDALSFSLRYTHIKYDYAGSNGFFGDLGEPTNIRDNNVEEAQNITANIRYRF